One part of the Mycolicibacterium aromaticivorans JS19b1 = JCM 16368 genome encodes these proteins:
- a CDS encoding helix-turn-helix domain-containing protein, with translation MGSTAFGDLLRDWRRQRRLSQLDLALEADVSARHVSFVESGRSTPSRAMVLRLADALAVPAREQNHLLLAAGLAPAYAERSFDDPAMAAVRAGVDRVLATYDPYPCLAVNRNWDVLQINSGTAVLLEGVARHLLETPNALRITLHPDGLAPRIRNLAQWRHHVLSRLRREAGPGRRSGLLAELESYPGGEDVSTDLGGVAVPLEVDRLDGLPLTFLSMVTTFGTALDLTAAELSLEAFLPADETTAEALRPM, from the coding sequence ATGGGCAGCACCGCATTCGGGGACCTGTTGCGCGACTGGCGGCGCCAACGCCGGCTCAGTCAACTCGACCTGGCGCTGGAAGCCGACGTCTCGGCCCGTCACGTCAGCTTCGTCGAGAGTGGACGCTCCACACCGAGCCGCGCCATGGTGCTCAGGCTGGCGGACGCCCTGGCCGTCCCGGCCCGCGAGCAGAATCACCTGCTGCTGGCCGCCGGGCTGGCGCCGGCGTATGCCGAGCGGAGCTTCGACGACCCTGCGATGGCGGCCGTCCGGGCCGGGGTCGACCGGGTGCTCGCCACCTACGACCCGTATCCCTGTCTGGCGGTGAACCGCAATTGGGATGTGCTGCAGATCAATTCGGGAACCGCCGTGCTGCTGGAGGGGGTCGCTCGGCATCTCCTGGAAACCCCGAACGCCCTGCGGATCACGTTGCATCCCGACGGCCTGGCGCCGCGCATCCGCAATCTGGCGCAGTGGCGGCATCACGTGCTGAGCCGATTGCGCCGAGAGGCAGGCCCCGGACGCCGCTCCGGCCTGCTGGCAGAGCTCGAGTCCTACCCGGGCGGCGAAGACGTGTCGACCGATCTCGGCGGCGTCGCGGTCCCGCTGGAGGTCGACCGCCTCGACGGGCTGCCGCTGACGTTCCTCTCGATGGTGACGACATTCGGAACGGCGCTCGACCTGACCGCCGCGGAGCTGAGCCTCGAGGCCTTCCTGCCTGCCGACGAGACCACCGCCGAGGCGCTGAGACCGATGTAA
- a CDS encoding ferredoxin: protein MKAHIDDGRCRGHGVCTTVCPDVFAMTDDGYAEAIVDEVPAGLEDRAREAAEACPENAVILDQ from the coding sequence ATGAAAGCCCACATCGACGACGGACGTTGCCGAGGCCACGGCGTGTGCACCACCGTCTGTCCGGACGTGTTCGCGATGACCGACGACGGCTATGCAGAGGCGATCGTCGACGAGGTGCCCGCGGGGCTCGAAGACAGGGCCCGCGAGGCCGCCGAGGCGTGTCCGGAGAATGCCGTCATCCTCGATCAATAG
- a CDS encoding cytochrome P450 encodes MTDVDAVNFFTDRGLVADPYPYLEALQARCPVSREPHHGVWMVTGWEEATEVAGDADRFSSCIAVTGPFPGFPVPVEGRDDVPELIARHRDELPFYDQLPALDPPVHTDHRALLMRLITPKRLKENEEAMGAMVDRALDDYLVGSGGELIAGFAQPFTLMIIADLLGVPDADRDEFVREMASGAHHGGGIGSVKGESLAKSPLEYLYDKFSAYIEDRRANPRGDVLSEMAAATFPDGSVPDPGDVARVAANLYSAGQETTVRLLSAALQILGDNPEFQAQLRADRSTISNFIEEALRYESPVKGDFRLSKEPVTLGGVDVPSGSTLMVVQAAANRDPRRFTDPNTFDPSRSNARQHIAFGRGIHTCPGAPLARAEARVALMRLLDRTTDIRISEEHHGPAGARRYTYVPTYILRGLTELHLEFDLA; translated from the coding sequence GTGACCGACGTAGACGCCGTCAACTTCTTCACGGATCGCGGTCTGGTCGCTGATCCATATCCGTATCTGGAGGCGCTGCAAGCACGTTGCCCGGTCTCGAGGGAACCGCACCACGGCGTGTGGATGGTCACCGGATGGGAAGAAGCCACCGAAGTCGCCGGCGACGCCGACCGTTTCTCGTCCTGCATCGCGGTGACCGGCCCCTTCCCCGGCTTCCCGGTTCCCGTCGAGGGGCGCGACGACGTCCCGGAACTCATCGCCCGGCACCGCGACGAACTGCCCTTCTACGACCAGTTGCCGGCGCTCGATCCGCCTGTGCACACCGATCACCGCGCCCTGCTGATGCGGCTGATCACACCCAAGCGTCTCAAGGAGAACGAAGAGGCGATGGGAGCGATGGTCGACCGCGCGCTCGACGACTACCTCGTCGGCAGCGGCGGCGAGCTGATTGCCGGCTTCGCCCAGCCGTTCACGCTGATGATCATCGCCGACCTGCTGGGCGTCCCCGACGCCGACCGCGACGAGTTCGTCAGGGAGATGGCCAGCGGCGCGCACCACGGCGGCGGCATCGGCAGCGTCAAGGGCGAAAGCCTGGCCAAGTCCCCGCTGGAGTATCTATACGACAAGTTCAGCGCCTATATCGAAGACCGGCGAGCCAACCCTCGCGGCGACGTGCTGTCCGAGATGGCGGCGGCGACGTTCCCGGACGGCTCGGTGCCCGATCCGGGCGACGTCGCCCGGGTGGCGGCCAACCTGTACTCGGCAGGCCAGGAAACCACCGTCCGGCTGCTCAGCGCCGCGCTGCAAATTCTGGGCGACAACCCGGAATTCCAGGCGCAGCTGCGGGCGGACCGTTCTACGATCAGCAACTTCATCGAAGAAGCGCTGCGCTACGAGAGCCCGGTCAAGGGTGACTTCCGGCTCTCCAAGGAACCGGTCACCCTCGGTGGGGTGGACGTCCCGTCGGGCTCCACACTGATGGTGGTCCAGGCCGCCGCCAATCGCGACCCGCGCCGCTTCACCGATCCGAACACCTTCGACCCGTCCCGCTCAAATGCCCGGCAGCACATCGCGTTCGGGCGAGGCATCCACACCTGCCCGGGTGCCCCACTGGCCCGGGCCGAGGCGCGGGTGGCGCTGATGCGCCTGCTCGATCGCACCACCGACATCCGCATCAGCGAAGAACACCACGGACCCGCCGGTGCGCGGCGGTACACCTACGTGCCCACCTACATCCTGCGTGGGCTCACCGAACTGCATCTGGAGTTTGATCTCGCATGA
- a CDS encoding TetR/AcrR family transcriptional regulator → MSAVAAATPDSTAAPDTRQRLIDAAIALFIRHSFAGTSLQMIADELGFTKAAIYHHFRTREQLLTAILEPIIDKLSAVVDDAEKQRGVQARAERMLNGYARLAVQNPMLVSVLASDPSVHTVLKANRDWTQMISRQMALLADVHPGPGGYLRAQFVFAGIAGSADPKRAADDEWLHAQLVDAGRRALGLRAPRRTS, encoded by the coding sequence ATGAGCGCAGTCGCCGCAGCCACCCCCGACTCCACCGCCGCCCCCGATACCCGGCAGCGGCTGATCGACGCGGCCATCGCGCTGTTCATTCGGCACAGCTTCGCCGGAACCTCGCTGCAGATGATCGCCGACGAGCTCGGCTTCACCAAAGCCGCCATCTACCACCACTTTCGGACCCGCGAGCAGTTGTTGACCGCGATCCTCGAGCCGATCATCGACAAGCTGTCCGCGGTGGTCGATGATGCGGAGAAGCAACGCGGCGTGCAGGCCCGGGCCGAACGCATGCTCAACGGCTACGCCCGCCTGGCCGTGCAGAACCCGATGCTGGTCTCGGTGCTGGCGTCCGACCCGAGCGTGCACACCGTCCTGAAAGCCAACCGCGATTGGACGCAGATGATCTCGCGCCAGATGGCGCTGCTCGCCGATGTCCACCCCGGCCCGGGCGGGTATCTGCGGGCGCAGTTCGTCTTCGCCGGAATCGCCGGATCGGCCGATCCGAAACGTGCAGCCGACGACGAGTGGTTGCACGCCCAGCTCGTCGACGCGGGCCGGCGGGCACTCGGCCTGCGTGCACCGCGCCGAACGTCCTGA
- a CDS encoding SDR family NAD(P)-dependent oxidoreductase: MSTSKTALVTGGGSGIGAAVAERLRADGHTVAIIDLNPAEPEHSYVADVTDRAQIDAALAEIHSTLGPVTILVNAAGKDSFRRFLDLSFEQWQNIIDINLHGVFHTIQAVLPDMIEAGWGRIVNISSSSTHSGVPYMSAYVAAKSGVNGLTKSLALEYGPAGITVNAVPPGFIDTPMLRKAEARGNMGDIQATINATPVRRMGKPEDIAAACAFLISEEAGYITGQILGVNGGRNT; the protein is encoded by the coding sequence ATGTCCACCTCGAAGACGGCGTTGGTGACGGGTGGTGGTTCGGGAATCGGTGCGGCAGTGGCGGAGCGCTTGCGCGCCGACGGCCACACTGTGGCGATCATCGACCTCAATCCCGCTGAGCCCGAACACTCGTACGTCGCCGATGTCACCGACCGCGCGCAGATCGATGCTGCGCTCGCCGAGATCCACTCCACCCTCGGGCCGGTCACGATCCTGGTGAATGCTGCCGGCAAGGACAGCTTCCGGCGCTTCCTCGATCTGTCCTTCGAGCAGTGGCAGAACATCATCGACATCAACCTGCACGGTGTCTTCCACACCATCCAGGCCGTCCTGCCGGACATGATCGAAGCCGGCTGGGGTCGCATCGTCAATATCTCCTCGTCGAGCACCCACTCCGGCGTGCCCTACATGTCGGCCTACGTCGCGGCGAAGTCCGGCGTCAACGGTCTGACGAAAAGCCTTGCGCTGGAATATGGTCCGGCCGGTATCACGGTCAACGCGGTGCCGCCCGGGTTCATCGACACCCCGATGCTGCGTAAGGCCGAAGCCCGCGGCAACATGGGTGACATCCAGGCCACCATCAATGCCACACCGGTGCGCCGGATGGGCAAACCGGAGGACATCGCCGCGGCATGCGCGTTTTTGATCTCCGAAGAGGCCGGCTACATCACCGGCCAGATCCTCGGCGTGAACGGCGGCCGCAACACCTGA
- a CDS encoding ANTAR domain-containing protein, with amino-acid sequence MPVPEFHRRDLSQQELFDRILERVHLDLPHAVGLAITVHDRRLDEDEVTVLAARGYGGEIVEAQLAGLGGPVIDAFVHQMPVLSLDLWADERWPELSLQAMDGRVPEHSAAWREVRGAVSVPGVWKADSTVVLSCALDRPSTATTVTTLIGYEQLVSAAMVSAGAEDATATADMLAVLQSRGAIEQAKGAIMGRLMCDADTAWATLRRASHESNVKLRSLAVALVEHISGAPAEQPAAGSPIVPTDQARQAAGLLWAVLTHESTPAQPAEPAS; translated from the coding sequence ATGCCCGTCCCCGAGTTCCACCGGCGCGACCTGTCCCAGCAGGAATTGTTCGACCGGATTCTCGAACGCGTTCATCTCGACCTGCCTCATGCGGTCGGCTTGGCCATCACCGTGCATGATCGGCGCCTCGACGAGGACGAGGTCACCGTACTGGCCGCGCGCGGCTACGGCGGCGAGATCGTCGAGGCGCAGCTGGCCGGGCTCGGCGGCCCGGTGATCGACGCTTTCGTCCACCAGATGCCGGTGCTGAGCCTGGATTTGTGGGCCGACGAGCGCTGGCCCGAGCTGAGCCTGCAGGCCATGGACGGCCGGGTGCCCGAACACAGCGCGGCCTGGCGTGAGGTTCGTGGAGCGGTGTCGGTGCCCGGGGTGTGGAAAGCCGACAGCACGGTCGTGTTGTCCTGCGCGCTGGACCGGCCGTCGACCGCCACGACAGTGACCACTCTGATCGGCTATGAGCAGCTGGTGTCCGCGGCCATGGTGTCGGCCGGCGCCGAGGATGCGACCGCCACCGCCGACATGCTCGCGGTGCTGCAGTCGCGCGGAGCCATCGAGCAGGCCAAAGGCGCGATCATGGGGCGGCTGATGTGTGACGCCGACACCGCGTGGGCCACTCTGCGCCGAGCCAGCCATGAATCGAATGTGAAGCTCCGCTCACTGGCGGTGGCCTTGGTGGAACACATCAGCGGTGCACCGGCCGAGCAGCCCGCGGCCGGTTCGCCGATCGTGCCCACCGACCAGGCCCGCCAGGCCGCCGGCTTGTTGTGGGCGGTGCTGACCCACGAGTCGACGCCGGCCCAACCGGCTGAACCAGCGAGCTGA
- a CDS encoding STAS domain-containing protein has translation MAEAQFRVAVGSDLESPQVVAAGEIDLANVGQFQDVVAKAATGSAALTVDLSDVTYCDSAAVRALFAVAATAELTMIIAAEGPIKTLLGISGLDRVATVITKE, from the coding sequence ATGGCAGAGGCCCAGTTCCGGGTCGCGGTGGGTTCCGATCTGGAGTCGCCACAGGTGGTTGCCGCCGGTGAGATCGACCTCGCCAATGTCGGGCAGTTCCAGGACGTGGTGGCCAAGGCCGCCACCGGATCTGCCGCATTGACCGTCGACCTGTCCGACGTCACCTACTGCGACAGCGCGGCGGTGCGTGCGCTGTTCGCCGTGGCCGCCACCGCCGAGCTCACGATGATCATCGCGGCCGAAGGCCCGATCAAGACCTTGCTCGGCATCTCCGGCCTCGACCGGGTGGCCACCGTCATCACCAAGGAGTGA
- a CDS encoding nitronate monooxygenase, with protein sequence MRTPLCDDLDIEYPIFAFTHCRDVVVAVSKAGGFGVLGAVGFSPEQLEIELKWIDENIGDHHYGVDIVIPNKYEGMDSTDLSPEVLKKTLNDLVPQEHIDFAKKVLADHGVPVENSDDDAMGLLGWTEATATPQVEVALKHPKCTLIANALGTPPAEMIKHIHAEGRKVAALCGSPSQAKKHAEAGVDIIIAQGGEAGGHCGEIGSIVLWPQVVKAVAPVPVLAAGGIGSGQQIAAALALGAQGAWTGSQWVMVEESEHTDVQHAAYAKAESRDTVRSRSFTGKPARMLRNDWTEAWEKEGNPKPLGMPLQYMVSGMAVAATHKYPNESVNVAFNPIGQVVGQFTKVEKTATVIERWVQEYLEATTRLDELNEAASV encoded by the coding sequence ATGCGCACTCCCCTCTGCGACGACCTCGATATCGAATATCCGATCTTCGCGTTCACCCACTGCCGCGACGTGGTCGTGGCCGTCAGCAAGGCCGGCGGCTTCGGCGTGCTCGGCGCCGTCGGGTTCTCCCCCGAACAGCTCGAGATCGAGCTCAAGTGGATCGACGAGAACATCGGCGACCATCACTACGGCGTCGACATCGTGATACCCAACAAGTACGAAGGCATGGACTCGACGGACCTGTCCCCCGAGGTTCTGAAGAAGACGCTGAACGACCTTGTGCCGCAAGAGCACATCGACTTCGCCAAGAAGGTTCTCGCCGACCACGGTGTGCCCGTCGAGAACAGCGACGACGACGCCATGGGGCTGCTGGGGTGGACCGAGGCGACCGCGACGCCGCAGGTCGAGGTGGCACTCAAGCATCCCAAGTGCACACTGATCGCCAATGCGCTGGGCACTCCGCCGGCCGAGATGATCAAGCACATCCACGCCGAGGGCCGCAAGGTCGCCGCGCTGTGTGGGTCGCCGTCGCAGGCGAAGAAGCACGCCGAAGCCGGCGTGGACATCATCATCGCCCAGGGCGGCGAGGCCGGCGGGCACTGCGGTGAGATCGGCTCGATCGTGCTGTGGCCGCAGGTCGTCAAGGCGGTGGCACCGGTGCCGGTGCTGGCCGCCGGCGGTATCGGCAGCGGCCAGCAGATCGCCGCGGCGCTGGCGCTGGGCGCCCAGGGCGCGTGGACCGGTTCGCAGTGGGTGATGGTCGAGGAGTCCGAGCACACCGACGTGCAGCACGCCGCATATGCCAAGGCCGAGAGCCGCGACACCGTGCGCAGCCGCTCGTTCACCGGCAAGCCCGCCCGCATGCTGCGCAACGACTGGACCGAGGCGTGGGAGAAAGAAGGCAACCCCAAGCCACTCGGAATGCCGTTGCAGTACATGGTTTCCGGCATGGCCGTGGCCGCAACGCACAAGTACCCCAATGAGAGCGTCAACGTCGCGTTCAACCCGATCGGACAGGTCGTCGGTCAGTTCACCAAGGTCGAGAAGACCGCCACGGTGATCGAGCGCTGGGTGCAGGAGTACCTGGAGGCCACCACCCGCCTCGACGAGCTGAATGAAGCGGCGTCCGTCTGA
- a CDS encoding diacylglycerol kinase, which translates to MAIRVAHIGTGNVGRIALSELIENPGFELTGLCVSADEKVGKDAGELAGLDVTTGILATKDLDAVLATEPECAVYCAMGDNRMPQAMEDVRKILAAGINVVGSAPVVLQYPWHVMPDKYIEPLEEAGRLGNSSIYINGVDPGFVTDLIPLAFASTCQSIEQVRCMEIADYATYDGAIVMFDVMGFGKPLDEVPMLFQPGVLGIAWGCGIRQLAAGLNISLDSITESYEREPAPEAFDVAAGHIAKGGVAAVRFEIKGMVGDHAAIVVEHVTRLREDLRPDWAQPAQPGGSYRVEITGEPSYTVDICPTSTRGDHNYAAIAAGAGRIVNAIPAVIAAPPGIRTTLNLPLVSEVELFAKP; encoded by the coding sequence ATGGCCATCCGCGTTGCCCACATCGGCACCGGAAACGTCGGTCGGATAGCGCTGTCCGAGTTGATCGAGAACCCCGGGTTCGAGCTGACCGGGCTGTGCGTGTCGGCCGACGAGAAGGTGGGCAAGGACGCGGGTGAATTGGCCGGCCTGGACGTCACGACCGGGATCCTGGCCACCAAAGACCTCGACGCGGTGCTGGCGACCGAACCCGAGTGCGCGGTCTACTGCGCGATGGGCGACAACCGGATGCCGCAGGCCATGGAGGACGTCCGCAAAATCCTGGCCGCCGGGATCAACGTCGTCGGCTCGGCGCCGGTGGTGTTGCAGTACCCGTGGCACGTGATGCCCGACAAGTACATCGAACCGCTGGAAGAAGCCGGCCGCCTTGGCAATTCGAGCATCTACATCAACGGCGTCGACCCGGGCTTTGTCACCGACCTCATCCCTCTGGCGTTCGCCAGCACCTGCCAGAGCATCGAGCAGGTGCGCTGCATGGAGATCGCCGACTACGCCACCTACGACGGCGCGATCGTGATGTTCGACGTGATGGGGTTCGGCAAGCCGCTCGACGAGGTGCCGATGCTGTTCCAGCCCGGCGTGCTGGGCATCGCCTGGGGCTGCGGCATCCGCCAGCTCGCCGCGGGACTCAACATCTCGCTGGACTCGATCACCGAGAGCTACGAACGTGAGCCCGCCCCGGAGGCATTCGACGTCGCCGCCGGGCACATCGCCAAGGGCGGGGTCGCCGCGGTGCGCTTCGAGATCAAAGGCATGGTGGGCGACCACGCGGCCATCGTCGTCGAGCATGTCACCCGGCTGCGCGAGGATCTGCGGCCGGACTGGGCGCAGCCTGCGCAGCCCGGCGGGTCCTACCGGGTGGAGATCACCGGCGAGCCGTCCTACACCGTCGACATCTGCCCGACCAGCACGAGAGGCGATCACAACTACGCCGCGATCGCCGCAGGCGCGGGCCGCATCGTCAACGCCATCCCCGCGGTGATCGCCGCCCCGCCCGGAATCCGCACCACGCTGAACCTGCCGTTGGTCTCCGAGGTGGAGTTGTTCGCCAAACCCTGA
- a CDS encoding glucose 1-dehydrogenase, with protein sequence MGRVDDKVAIITGGAQGMGAADARMLVAEGAKVVIGDILDDKGKELADELGDAARYVHLDVSDADQWEAAVQTAVTEFGTVNVLVNNAGIVQVAPLKSLDVERWKKVLDVNLTGALLGIKAVLEPMKAAGGGSIINVSSIEGMRGASWVHSYVASKWGLRGLTKSAALELASDNIRVNSVHPGFIRTPMTKHLPEDMVSAPLGRPGKPEEVATFIVFLASDESSFSTGSEYVVDGGLITDVPHRAMP encoded by the coding sequence ATGGGACGCGTAGACGACAAAGTAGCCATCATCACTGGTGGCGCACAGGGGATGGGCGCCGCTGACGCGCGGATGCTGGTCGCCGAAGGCGCCAAGGTCGTGATCGGGGACATCCTCGACGACAAGGGCAAGGAACTCGCCGACGAGCTCGGCGACGCCGCGCGTTACGTACATCTCGATGTCAGCGACGCCGACCAGTGGGAGGCTGCCGTCCAGACCGCCGTCACCGAGTTCGGCACGGTCAACGTGCTGGTGAACAACGCGGGCATCGTCCAGGTCGCGCCGCTGAAGTCACTCGACGTCGAGCGGTGGAAGAAGGTCCTCGACGTCAACCTGACCGGCGCGCTGCTGGGCATCAAGGCGGTGCTCGAGCCGATGAAGGCGGCCGGCGGCGGCTCGATCATCAACGTGTCGTCCATCGAGGGCATGCGTGGCGCCTCGTGGGTGCACAGCTATGTGGCGTCCAAGTGGGGCCTGCGCGGCCTGACGAAATCCGCTGCGTTGGAATTGGCGTCGGACAACATCCGGGTCAACTCCGTGCACCCGGGCTTCATCCGCACACCGATGACCAAGCACCTTCCCGAGGACATGGTCAGCGCCCCGCTGGGCCGTCCTGGCAAGCCCGAGGAAGTGGCCACCTTCATCGTGTTCCTGGCCAGTGACGAGTCGTCGTTCTCCACCGGTTCGGAATACGTCGTCGACGGCGGCCTGATCACCGACGTCCCGCATCGCGCGATGCCCTAA
- a CDS encoding HAD family hydrolase, protein MVTLSADPLAQIAGSPPGPAVGAFFDLDGTLVAGFTATAHAGDRVRRGQARIGEVLGVIEASLRYKLGRMQFERLLVRAAGYLRGESLAELDEIGERLYTEQVEARVYPLMREIVAAHQERGHTVVLSSSALTIHAEPVARALGIDDVICNTFELDDAGRLTGNITRPIVWGRQKAAAVQRFCEANEVGLADSYFYADGDEDAPLMRLVGHPRPVNPRPGLAAKAAASDWPVLRLSIPGRRSGAANAIGHFPALGRAALGAAFGSLAMRTRRSRG, encoded by the coding sequence GTGGTGACACTGTCAGCGGATCCGCTCGCTCAGATCGCCGGGAGTCCACCGGGTCCGGCCGTCGGCGCGTTCTTCGACCTGGACGGCACCCTGGTCGCCGGTTTCACCGCGACCGCGCACGCCGGCGACCGGGTCCGCCGCGGACAGGCCCGGATCGGCGAGGTGCTCGGCGTGATCGAGGCTTCGCTGCGCTACAAGCTGGGCCGCATGCAGTTCGAGCGGCTGCTGGTGCGCGCAGCGGGGTATCTGCGCGGCGAGTCATTGGCCGAGCTCGACGAGATCGGCGAACGGCTTTACACCGAGCAGGTGGAGGCGCGCGTGTACCCGCTGATGCGCGAGATCGTCGCTGCGCATCAGGAACGCGGGCACACCGTCGTGCTCAGCTCGTCAGCGCTGACCATCCACGCCGAGCCGGTGGCCCGCGCGCTGGGGATCGACGACGTCATCTGCAACACCTTCGAATTGGACGACGCCGGCCGCCTGACCGGGAACATCACCAGGCCGATCGTCTGGGGACGCCAGAAAGCCGCTGCGGTGCAACGGTTTTGCGAAGCGAACGAGGTCGGCCTGGCCGACAGCTACTTCTACGCCGACGGCGACGAGGACGCTCCCCTGATGCGGCTGGTCGGCCATCCCCGTCCGGTCAATCCGCGGCCGGGCCTGGCCGCGAAGGCCGCGGCGAGCGACTGGCCGGTGCTCCGGTTGTCGATCCCCGGCCGCCGCAGCGGTGCGGCCAATGCGATCGGACACTTCCCCGCGCTGGGACGGGCCGCGCTGGGCGCGGCGTTCGGCTCCCTGGCGATGAGGACCCGCCGCAGCAGAGGTTAG
- a CDS encoding PPOX class F420-dependent oxidoreductase, whose amino-acid sequence MKLNDAARALIGSGADATLVTLNPDGSPQVSLVWVAVQSGEDGDELVTAHLSEHKKVRNVRRDGRVALTVVSTEPGAVMRPYLSVTGTARIVEGGAPEVLRELAAVMITDENVVFPPDDAPPGYLTRIRIDAVGGIGPWAG is encoded by the coding sequence ATGAAGCTCAACGATGCGGCACGCGCTCTGATCGGCTCCGGTGCCGATGCCACGCTGGTCACCCTGAATCCGGACGGCAGCCCCCAGGTGTCGCTGGTGTGGGTGGCGGTGCAGTCCGGCGAGGACGGCGACGAATTGGTGACAGCCCACCTGTCCGAGCACAAGAAAGTCCGCAACGTGCGCCGTGACGGCAGGGTGGCGCTCACCGTCGTCTCGACCGAGCCGGGCGCCGTCATGCGGCCGTATCTGTCGGTCACCGGCACCGCGCGCATCGTGGAAGGCGGCGCGCCCGAGGTTCTGCGGGAGCTCGCCGCGGTGATGATCACCGACGAGAACGTGGTGTTCCCACCTGACGACGCCCCGCCGGGATACCTGACCCGGATCCGGATCGATGCCGTCGGCGGCATCGGTCCCTGGGCGGGCTAA
- a CDS encoding DMT family transporter — MLQHALVVAAALAGAVFAAIGIVVRQRATMDVPRDQGVSTVMLSTLLRRRLWWAGTASAVTGYAFQAIALAYGSLLLVAPLMVSALLFALPLSARLAHRRVSRGEWGWAMLLTLALAVFVSLARTKPGDYDGATLPAVVVAGVSLLFVAGCLLVGMRLSDWRRAILLAVGVGVLFGVVAVLTKLVMHAVREGDMGRLFTSPVLYVVIVVGVVATLLQQSAFHAGSLRASVPAMLVLEPVIAVLIGEVVLGEHLAVTKPVAVVLAVAVGAMAAATIALGRDEGAWEEELEAASARTRRDG, encoded by the coding sequence TTGCTGCAGCACGCGCTCGTCGTGGCAGCCGCCCTTGCCGGTGCGGTGTTCGCGGCCATCGGCATCGTGGTCCGTCAGCGGGCGACCATGGATGTCCCCCGCGATCAGGGTGTGAGCACCGTGATGTTGTCGACGCTGTTGCGCCGCCGGCTCTGGTGGGCAGGCACCGCGTCCGCGGTGACGGGGTATGCGTTCCAGGCGATCGCACTGGCATATGGCTCCCTGCTGCTGGTCGCCCCACTCATGGTGTCCGCGTTGCTGTTCGCGCTGCCGCTGAGCGCGCGGCTGGCGCACCGCCGGGTGTCCCGCGGCGAATGGGGCTGGGCGATGCTGCTCACACTCGCGTTGGCGGTGTTCGTGTCGCTGGCCCGGACCAAGCCCGGCGACTACGACGGCGCGACGTTGCCCGCTGTGGTGGTGGCCGGGGTCAGCCTGCTGTTCGTGGCCGGCTGCCTGCTGGTGGGGATGCGGCTCTCGGACTGGCGCCGGGCGATCCTGCTGGCGGTCGGTGTCGGCGTTCTGTTCGGCGTGGTGGCGGTCCTGACGAAGCTCGTGATGCACGCCGTGCGCGAGGGCGACATGGGGCGGCTGTTCACCTCGCCGGTGCTGTACGTGGTGATCGTCGTCGGCGTGGTGGCCACTCTGCTGCAGCAGTCGGCCTTCCACGCCGGCTCGCTGCGGGCCTCGGTCCCGGCGATGCTGGTCCTCGAACCGGTGATCGCCGTGCTGATCGGTGAGGTGGTGCTGGGCGAGCACCTCGCGGTGACCAAGCCGGTCGCGGTCGTGCTGGCCGTCGCCGTCGGAGCCATGGCCGCGGCCACCATCGCCCTGGGACGCGACGAAGGCGCCTGGGAAGAGGAGCTCGAAGCGGCGTCGGCCAGGACCCGCCGGGACGGTTAG